In Choloepus didactylus isolate mChoDid1 chromosome 6, mChoDid1.pri, whole genome shotgun sequence, one DNA window encodes the following:
- the LOC119537894 gene encoding olfactory receptor 8H1-like — translation MGSRNNTNVPDFILMGLTDSEEIQWVLFMLFLLIYLITILGNAGMILIIHMDLQLHTPMYFFLSHLSFLDLSYSTVITPKTLQNLVTSNKYISFISCFTQMYFFVLLGATECYLLSSMAYDRYVAICSPLHYLVVMSKKLCCTLVTVSYMIGFTGSLVNVLSMNSLQFCKSNVVHHFFCDTAPILALSCTDTRVTEITIFFLAGSTLMVSLITITVSYGSILSTVLKINSTSGKYKAFSTCASHLLGVTIFYGTMIFTYLKPSKSYCLGEDQVASVFYTMVVPMLNPLIYNLRNKEVKNALIRVMQKREGSRQLK, via the coding sequence ATGGGAAGTAGGAATAACACAAATGTGCCTGACTTCATCCTTATGGGATTGACAGACTCTGAAGAGATCCAGTGGGTcctctttatgttatttttactGATATATCTGATTACTATACTGGGGAATGCAGGAATGATACTAATAATTCACATGGATCTTCAGCTTCACACacctatgtattttttcctcagtcaTCTGTCATTCCTTGACCTGAGTTACTCAACAGTCATCACACCTAAAACCTTACAAAATTTGGTGACTTCCAACAAGTATATTTCATTCATCAGCTGCTTCACCCAGATGTATTTTTTTGTCCTATTAGGTGCCACAGAATGTTACCTTCTCTCttcaatggcctatgaccgctatgtagcTATCTGCAGTCCTTTACATTATCTAGTTGTTATGTCCAAGAAACTCTGCTGCACCCTTGTCACTGTGTCCTACATGATTGGTTTTACTGGCTCCTTGGTAAATGTTCTTTCTATGAACAGTTTGCAGTTCTGTAAATCCAATGTAGTCCATCACTTCTTCTGTGACACAGCCCCAATTTTAGCCCTGTCCTGCACTGACACTCGTGTCACTGAAATCACAATATTCTTTCTTGCTGGTTCCACCCTAATGGTGTCTCTTATCACAATCACTGTGTCCTATGGGTCCATTCTGTCTACTGTCCTGAAAATCAATTCCACTTCAGGCAAGTACAAAGCCTTCTCTACTTGTGCTTCCCATCTCCTTGGAGTCACCATCTTTTACGGCACTatgatttttacttatttaaaaccgAGTAAGTCCTATTGCTTGGGAGAGGATCAGGTGGCCTCTGTGTTTTATACTATGGTGGTCCCCATGCTGAATCCACTCATTTATAATCTTAggaacaaagaagtgaaaaatgctCTCATTAGAGTCATGCAGAAGAGAGAGGGCTCCAGGCAATTGAAATGA